The Pirellulimonas nuda genome includes a region encoding these proteins:
- a CDS encoding sulfatase gives MNSACPRWTRPCCTLLLLMAALAVDAAPRPNIVLIFADDLGWKDVGYQGTDFYETPNLDRLAGEGMVFTDAYATAGNCAPSRACLLSGQYTPRHGVFAVQSTKRGPVREMRMEPVPNNQTLALANVTLAEALRSAGYATGCFGKWHLGQEGQGTGPQQQGFDVYFDSRKANPNRERDATTDPKGTFSNTEAACRFIAANKDRSFFAYVAHHAIHSTLEARPETLRHFEQKPPGKQHRNVKYAGCTYDLDAGVGVLLEKLKALGLEENTLVVFTSDNGATGQSSQEPLRGAKGGYYEGGIREPFIVRWPAVTRPGSRCSTPVSNIDLYPTFLAAAGAEPPAGKVLDGESLLPLLQDSRGLERKSLYWHFPGYLDKPVLRGRDRVFRTRPVSVVRRGDWKLHLYHEEWLLDGGRGRIAANNAVELYDLSADIGERHNLANENPEKRDELLDDLLGWITQIDAPLPTARAKD, from the coding sequence ATGAACTCTGCTTGCCCTCGCTGGACGCGGCCGTGCTGCACGCTGCTGCTGCTGATGGCGGCCCTGGCCGTCGACGCGGCCCCGCGGCCCAATATTGTGCTGATCTTCGCAGACGACCTTGGGTGGAAGGACGTTGGCTATCAGGGGACCGATTTCTACGAGACGCCCAACCTGGATCGACTCGCCGGGGAAGGGATGGTCTTCACGGACGCCTACGCTACCGCGGGCAACTGCGCGCCGAGCCGGGCCTGCCTGCTCTCGGGCCAGTACACGCCCCGACACGGCGTTTTCGCCGTGCAGAGCACCAAACGCGGGCCCGTCCGCGAGATGCGGATGGAGCCGGTCCCGAACAACCAGACGCTGGCGCTGGCGAACGTCACCCTTGCCGAGGCGCTCCGCTCGGCGGGGTACGCCACAGGCTGCTTTGGCAAGTGGCACCTGGGACAGGAGGGGCAGGGGACGGGGCCACAGCAGCAGGGATTCGATGTCTACTTCGACTCCCGCAAAGCAAACCCCAATCGCGAACGTGACGCGACGACGGACCCCAAGGGGACATTCTCGAACACCGAGGCGGCCTGCCGATTCATCGCCGCGAACAAGGACCGGTCGTTCTTTGCCTACGTGGCCCACCACGCCATCCATTCGACGTTGGAGGCCCGACCGGAGACGCTTCGTCACTTTGAGCAAAAGCCCCCCGGCAAGCAGCACCGCAACGTGAAGTACGCCGGCTGCACGTACGACCTGGATGCCGGGGTGGGCGTCCTGTTGGAAAAGCTGAAAGCGTTGGGCCTGGAAGAGAACACGCTAGTCGTGTTTACCTCGGACAACGGGGCGACCGGGCAGTCCTCGCAGGAGCCGTTGCGGGGGGCCAAGGGGGGCTACTACGAGGGAGGGATCCGCGAGCCATTTATTGTGCGCTGGCCGGCTGTCACACGGCCCGGAAGTCGTTGTTCCACCCCCGTTTCCAACATCGATCTGTACCCAACGTTCCTTGCCGCCGCGGGCGCAGAACCCCCGGCGGGGAAGGTCCTCGATGGAGAGAGTCTGCTGCCGCTGCTTCAGGACTCACGGGGCTTGGAGCGGAAGAGCCTCTACTGGCACTTCCCTGGCTACCTCGATAAGCCGGTGCTGCGTGGCCGCGACCGGGTGTTTCGCACCCGGCCGGTGAGCGTGGTCAGGCGGGGAGATTGGAAGCTGCACCTGTACCACGAGGAGTGGTTGCTGGACGGTGGTCGTGGCCGAATCGCAGCGAACAACGCGGTGGAGCTGTACGACCTGTCGGCCGACATCGGCGAACGACACAACCTAGCGAATGAGAACCCCGAGAAGCGGGACGAGCTGTTGGACGACCTGCTGGGCTGGATAACGCAGATTGACGCGCCATTGCCGACGGCGAGGGCCAAGGACTGA
- the kdsA gene encoding 3-deoxy-8-phosphooctulonate synthase, whose product MPDTPNNPALIGPNYRCGAGEPLLLIAGPCVIESETLTLQIAEELTKIVAGLPIQLVFKASFDKANRTSADAFRGSGIDEGLRILSRVREETGLPITTDIHEPEQATAVGSVCDILQVPAFLARQTDLLVAAAATGRAVHVKKGQFMAPWDMKHVVGKLSAAGARNILLCERGTFFGYGRLVNDMRAIPQMQSLGVPVIYDATHSVQEPGGLGGATGGNRAMVGPLARAAMALGADGLFCETHPDPDTSPSDGANMVPLAEMSALLKRLVMIREAARSPLA is encoded by the coding sequence ATGCCTGATACACCCAACAATCCTGCTCTGATTGGTCCGAACTACCGCTGCGGTGCAGGAGAGCCCCTGCTGCTGATCGCGGGGCCGTGCGTGATCGAGTCTGAGACGCTCACGCTGCAGATCGCCGAGGAACTGACCAAGATCGTGGCGGGCCTGCCGATTCAATTGGTGTTCAAGGCGTCGTTCGACAAGGCGAACCGGACGAGCGCAGACGCCTTCCGGGGATCCGGCATCGACGAGGGGCTCCGGATCCTCAGTCGAGTTAGGGAAGAAACCGGGCTCCCGATCACGACCGACATCCACGAGCCCGAGCAGGCGACGGCCGTCGGGAGCGTTTGCGACATCCTTCAGGTCCCCGCCTTCTTGGCGCGGCAGACCGATCTGTTGGTCGCCGCGGCGGCGACCGGTCGGGCCGTGCACGTCAAGAAGGGGCAGTTCATGGCGCCCTGGGACATGAAGCACGTGGTCGGAAAACTGTCCGCTGCCGGGGCGCGCAACATCCTGCTGTGCGAGCGTGGGACCTTCTTCGGCTACGGCCGGCTGGTGAACGACATGCGGGCGATCCCGCAGATGCAGTCGCTCGGCGTGCCCGTGATCTATGACGCGACGCACAGCGTACAAGAACCAGGCGGGCTAGGGGGCGCCACCGGGGGAAACCGGGCGATGGTGGGGCCGCTCGCCCGGGCCGCCATGGCGCTCGGCGCGGATGGGCTATTCTGCGAGACTCACCCAGACCCAGACACGTCCCCCAGCGACGGGGCGAATATGGTTCCTCTGGCAGAAATGTCGGCTTTGCTGAAGCGGCTGGTCATGATCCGCGAGGCGGCCCGTAGTCCGTTGGCGTGA